The DNA region CGCCTTCAGCTTTTCGGAAAATTCCAATCTTCTGGAAAAATACCCCAAAAGAACAAAGAAGGCAATTGAGTGTCAATGGTACGTTAAGGCGTCTTTCTGCTTCTGGTAGCTTATGACGCTTCGTTCATAGTTCCCGAACAGTTTTGTCAGCAGCGTTGTCTTGTCCGTCTGACGGGCGCCCGTAACGACAACGGTGGGAAAGTGCCCCGGCATGCGCCTGACTGACGCGGTTATTTCTCTTGGAAACTCATTATCCGACTCCCGGCAAAACATTCGCTGGCAAGATGGCGGAACTTATACTGTAAAAATCGCGGAGTTTCTACTGGTAAAATTGCGGGATTTGTGTTATAAAAATTGCGGAGAGCCTGCTGGTAAAGTGCAGGGGAGGAACCGATGGCTGAAATACTGGCGAGATGGCAGAAAAAATCTATCGAAACCGCGATGACGGAACGGAGGGTACTGCTTCTGGCCGGTCCTCGCCAATGCGGCAAGACAACCCTGGTCAGGCACCTTGACAGGGAAAATACCGAATACCGCACCCTGGATGACAAAATATCGAGAGAACTTGCCGGTGTCGACCCGTTTGAATTCGTCAATCATGAAAAAGGAATGCTGATAATTGATGAAGTTCAGAAAGTCCCGGACCTCCTGTCCGTTATAAAAATGAGAGTTGATGAGAACACAAGGCCGGGACAGTTTCTGCTTACAGGCTCATCCAACGTCCGGAAACTTCCGGGTGTGACGGAATCTCTTGCCGGCCGCGTCGCGAAGATAAGGCTTAGGACCCTTACCGAGGGGGAAATACGAAACACGGGAGCGGGATTCCTTAAGCGGGCGTTTGATCAGGACTTTAAATACCAGTGGGAGAATTACGAGCGTGGCGAGTTAATCGAAGCGGCGGCAAGAGGAGGTTATCCCGAGACCATAGGCCTTGGGGAATGTGCACGCAGGCGATGGCACACGGATTACGTGGAAGCGCTGCTTGAAAGAGACCTTGCCGAGATAGCCAGAATAA from Candidatus Dadabacteria bacterium includes:
- a CDS encoding ATP-binding protein → MAEILARWQKKSIETAMTERRVLLLAGPRQCGKTTLVRHLDRENTEYRTLDDKISRELAGVDPFEFVNHEKGMLIIDEVQKVPDLLSVIKMRVDENTRPGQFLLTGSSNVRKLPGVTESLAGRVAKIRLRTLTEGEIRNTGAGFLKRAFDQDFKYQWENYERGELIEAAARGGYPETIGLGECARRRWHTDYVEALLERDLAEIARIKNHDAMRQLMRVLAAWSSRFVDLSAIGGGMSIQRATLESYLNMLETLFLVERVPPWSDTDYGRVGKRRKIFMTDSGLIFSMLRLSVDRIRRDADRSGKLLENFAFNELASLVDAGNGEYELHHYRDREKREIDFIITRDDGAILGIEVKAATAVQRSDFKHLKWFRDRVAGRNSFTGVVLYCGKTAGSFGEGLWLVPFGAMWA